A DNA window from Streptomyces sp. 71268 contains the following coding sequences:
- a CDS encoding winged helix-turn-helix domain-containing protein: MRAARPQPPRQRLRAVAPDELPPVADLLHSEATWLPAPAHSLPTLPGQPPMVGYLVLVPADRRPGAGPVAPAPAATTHGDALIQIDPEQRAAQVAGRPLDLTYLEFELLTHLVAHPHRVHTRDQLVTTVWGYGHVGDGRTVDVHIARLRRKLGAEHRAAIVTVRRVGYKYAPIG; the protein is encoded by the coding sequence CTGCGCGCGGCGCGCCCGCAGCCGCCCCGGCAGCGACTGCGCGCGGTGGCCCCCGACGAACTGCCGCCCGTCGCGGACCTGCTGCACTCGGAGGCCACCTGGCTGCCCGCCCCCGCGCACAGTCTGCCGACGCTGCCCGGGCAGCCGCCGATGGTCGGCTACCTGGTCCTGGTCCCCGCCGATCGGCGGCCCGGGGCCGGCCCGGTGGCGCCGGCGCCGGCCGCCACCACGCACGGCGACGCGCTGATCCAGATCGACCCCGAGCAACGCGCCGCCCAGGTCGCGGGCCGTCCGCTGGACCTGACCTACCTGGAGTTCGAGCTGCTGACCCACCTGGTCGCGCACCCGCACCGGGTGCACACCCGGGACCAGTTGGTGACCACGGTGTGGGGCTACGGGCACGTCGGGGACGGCCGGACCGTCGACGTCCACATCGCCCGGCTGCGCCGCAAGCTGGGCGCGGAACACCGGGCGGCCATCGTCACCGTGCGCCGGGTCGGCTACAAGTACGCGCCCATCGGCTGA